Proteins from a genomic interval of Dermacentor variabilis isolate Ectoservices chromosome 8, ASM5094787v1, whole genome shotgun sequence:
- the LOC142590788 gene encoding uncharacterized protein LOC142590788, translating into MFSASKVLSAPGRGAAQASASSNDYRVVLPRLPTGKLVVDSVFLHADLSGRPYRAQDFRDALRNVIDLKEISSIGQFQMSHVWMVTCKSGRTKSKLVACGELSVKGRRCVVIDPEPTEVQMKLLWLPERLEDDYIRDALQAYGKVKSISAECWRVSEMEQMRTLNRDVVLTLADGVSVGDVPHLLPVFGVQSLVLIPGRPPLCLRCNRVGHIRRNCRTPRCETCRRFGHTSEECVVTYADKLRHRTKPPDESLQEHIMDITEVLDATGAVPSSAETRCASKAPLPVKDSHTGIAELPVKNESSEEKDDQPKQQPKGAPATTEPAAAQQANEGAGDDSPDAPKRLDTCAEPAEDRRSNADTSVPKRRATNRSESSTDSESTSTTRKARRRKTSKHSGKCRRSRSRRPGGVSEGASPLPSRTDHIDH; encoded by the coding sequence ATGTTCTCCGCTTCAAAGGTTTTATCGGCCCCTGGCCGAGGTGCTGCTCAGGCTTCAGCCAGCAGCAATGACTACCGTGTTGTGTTACCCCGTCTTCCTACCGGTaagctggttgtggactccgttttcctgcatgctgacttaagtggtcgaccgtacagagcccaagacttcagagacgcccttcggaacgttattgacctgaaggaaataagttccatcggacaatttcagatgtcgcacgtGTGGATGGTGACGTGCAAATCAGGGAGGACAAAATCAAAACTAGTCGCATGCGGGGAATTATCCGTAAAAGGTAGACGCTGCGTCGTCATTGATCCTGAGCCCACGGAAGTTCAAATGAAGCTTTTGTGGCTTCCTGAGCGTTTGGAAGATGACTACATTCGAGATGCGCTTCAGGCTTACGGGAAAGTCAAGTCTATATCAGCAGAATGCTGGAGAGTATCGGAGATGGAACAAATGCGTACGCTAAATCGGGACGTGGTGTTGACTCTTGCCGATGGAGTGAGCGTGGGGGACGTTCCACATCTACTACCTGTTTTTGGAGTGCAGAGTCTCGTATTAATTCCAGGCCGACCCCCACTTTGTCTGCGCTGTAACAGGGTGGGGCACATTCGTCGAAACTGCAGAACCCCGCGTTGTGAAACCTGCCGACGCTTTGGTCACACATCTGAAGAATGTGTCGTAACATACGCCGATAAGTTACGACACAGAACAAAGCCTCCGGAtgaaagcttgcaagaacacataATGGACATTACGGAGGTTCTTGACGCGACGGGAGCCGTTCCCTCTTCCGCGGAGACCCGCTGTGCCAGTAAGGCCCCTCTGCCTGTTAAAGACAGTCACACTGGCATCGCAGAACTGCCCGTGAAAAACGAAAGTAGCGAAGAGAAAGATGACCAACCGAAGCAACAACCCAAAGGAGCACCCGCTACCACGGAGCCAGCTGCTGCCCAGCAAGCGAATGAGGGAGCCGGAGACGACTCACCTGATGCACCCAAGCGTCTCGACACGTGCGCTGAGCCGGCAGAGGACAGACGAAGTAACGCGGATACTTCAGTTCCGAAGCGCCGTGCGACTAACAGATCGGAATCAAGCACAGACAGCGAGTCGAccagtaccacaagaaaagcacgtcgccgcaaaacatcgaaacactcagGAAAGTGCCGTCGATCACGGTCCAGAAGGCCAGGTGGGGTttcggagggagcctcaccgttgCCCTCTAGGACTGATCACATAGATCATTAG